In Variovorax paradoxus, a single genomic region encodes these proteins:
- a CDS encoding sulfurtransferase: MQEILNIAAYKFVAIDDSPELREDLRARAQALDLMGTILLAPEGINLFLAGSADGVRTFLADLRADARFADLEAKESWSATQPFRRMLVKLKREIIRMDHPAIQPAAGRAPGVDAPTLKRWLDQGHDDEGREIALLDTRNDFEVDEGTFDGAIDWRITKFTEFPPALKEHRADFAGKTVVSFCTGGIRCEKAAILMREEGIENVLQLEGGILKYFEQVGGAHYHGDCFVFDGRRALAPDLSARAADASARAAEDIDLNLGLKT, from the coding sequence GTGCAAGAGATTTTGAATATCGCGGCCTACAAGTTCGTGGCCATCGACGACAGCCCCGAGCTGCGTGAAGACCTGCGCGCCCGCGCCCAGGCCCTGGACCTCATGGGCACCATCCTGCTGGCGCCGGAGGGTATCAACCTGTTTCTGGCGGGTTCGGCCGACGGCGTACGGACCTTTCTGGCCGATTTGCGCGCCGACGCCCGCTTCGCCGACCTCGAGGCCAAGGAAAGCTGGTCCGCCACGCAGCCCTTTCGCCGCATGCTGGTGAAGCTCAAGCGCGAGATCATCCGCATGGACCACCCGGCGATCCAGCCCGCCGCCGGCCGCGCGCCCGGCGTCGATGCCCCCACGCTCAAGCGCTGGCTCGATCAGGGCCACGACGACGAGGGCCGCGAAATCGCCCTGCTCGACACGCGCAACGACTTCGAGGTCGACGAAGGCACCTTCGACGGCGCCATCGACTGGCGCATCACCAAGTTCACCGAGTTCCCGCCCGCCCTGAAGGAGCACCGCGCCGATTTCGCCGGCAAGACGGTGGTGAGCTTCTGCACCGGCGGCATCCGCTGCGAGAAGGCCGCGATCCTGATGCGCGAGGAAGGCATCGAGAACGTGCTGCAGCTCGAAGGCGGCATCCTCAAGTATTTCGAGCAGGTCGGCGGCGCGCACTACCACGGCGACTGCTTCGTGTTCGACGGCCGGCGCGCGCTTGCGCCCGACCTGAGCGCGCGCGCGGCCGATGCCAGCGCACGCGCGGCGGAAGACATCGACCTGAATCTCGGCCTCAAGACCTGA